The Solanum lycopersicum chromosome 8, SLM_r2.1 DNA segment CACAAATCTCGAATTCAATGGAGCGTGCTAGAAAATTGGCAAACAGAGCAATTCTGAAACGTTTGGTTTCACAATCAAAACAGAGTCGTTCTAATGAAAtcccatcaccatcatcattatACAGACCTTCAAGGTATGTATCTTCACTGTCACCATACACATTTCAGGCTAGAAATAGTGTGAAATCTTTTAATACTCAACAAGTTAGATCAATTTCTGTTGAGGCTTTGAAACCAAGTGACACATTCCCACGCCGACATAACTCAGCCACCCCTGAAGAACAAACTAAAATGGCTGAGTTTTGTGGGTTTCAAAGCCTAGATGCACTTATTGATGCTACTGTACCTCAATCGATTCGTAGTGAATCGATGAAGTTACCTAAGTTTGATGGTGGATTGACTGAGTCACAGATGATTGAGCATATGCAGAAATTGGCATCTAAGAATAAGGTTTTTAAGTCATATATTGGGATGGGGTATTATAATACTTATGTACCACCTGTTATATTGAGGAATCTTTTGGAGAATCCTGCTTGGTATACTCAGTATACTCCTTATCAGGCTGAAATTTCCCAGGGACGTCTTGAGTCCCTGCTGAATTATCAGACCATGATTACGGATCTTACTGGTTTGCCAATGTCTAATGCATCTTTACTAGATGAAGGGACCGCCGCAGCTGAGGCTATGGCTATGTGTAACAATATTCTTAagggaaaaaagaaaactttCCTTATTGCTAACAATTGTCACCCTCAGACTATCGAGATTTGTAAGACTAGAGCTGATGGATTTGATCTTAAGGTAGTTACTGTAGATCTTAAGGATATTGATTATAAGTCTGGTGATGTTTGTGGGGTACTAGTTCAGTATCCGGGGACCGAAGGTGAAATCTTGGATTATGGGGAGTTTATTAAGAATGCACATGCTCATGGGGTGAAGGTTGTTATGGCATCTGATCTTTTGGCCTTGACAATGTTGAAACCACCTGGTGAGCTTGGAGCGGATATTGTTGTTGGTTCTGCTCAGAGGTTTGGAGTGCCTATGGGTTATGGAGGCCCTCATGCAGCTTTCTTGGCAACTTCTCAAGAATACAAGAGAATGATGCCTGGAAGAATTATTGGTCTCAGTGTTGATTCAACAGGGAAACCTGCTCTGCGTATGGCAATGCAGACTAGGGAACAACACATCCGCAGGGACAAGGCTACGAGTAACATTTGCACAGCACAGGTACTGAGTGAGCTACTGTTTTCGCTAACATCTATGCTATGCTTTTATTTATGTCTCCTAGATTCTCTATTACACGTCATTTTTATATTGTAGTAGtagtaaatattttaacttgtttGAAAAATGCTTACTTTCTGCTTGTATACAATGTTTTGTCTGGATATGAGCAGTGAGGAgtaaaaacaaatcaaaatctaATTTTCTTGCAAGAGATTATCTAATTCTTATATGTGCATTGGAAGGGGCTGATGCATGACACCATGCACTTTAGTTTCTTTTATTGGCTTATGAAATTGTCCTTTTATTATGAAGGCTTTGCTTGCCAACATGGCTGCCATGTATGCTGTCTATCATGGACCCGAGGGGCTAAAAACCATTGGCCAACGTGTTCATGGTCTTGCTGGAACATTTTCTGCTGGTCTCAAAAAGCTAGGAACAGTAGAAGTTCAGGATCTTCCATTCTTTGACACTGTGAAGGTGAAGTGTTCTGATGCAAAGGCAATTGCTGATGTTGCTACCAAGAATGACATTAACGTGCGGATTGTGGACAACAATACTGTAAGTCtagctaatttttattttaaacttatcgATACTACCaaatttatgttatgattaAGCGAACCCCCTTTTTTTGTTTCCAGATAACTGTATCTTTTGATGAAACTACTACCCTAGAAGATGTGGACGATCTATTCAAAGTTTTTGCCTTGGGAAAGCCAGTGAGTATCATTACTCCCCTATCCATGCTGCTGGTAGCAACTCAACGTATACATAGTGTATTCTTATCTTTGATGCTGTTAATAGGTCCCGTTCACTGCTCAATCAATTGCACAAGAGGTTGAGAACCTGATTCCTTCTGGACTTACAAGGGAGACTCCATTTTTGACTCACCAAATATTCAACTCGTAAGGCCTTCTTCGATGGTTAACCATCTTTATCCTGTAACCTTATTTTATTGCTAGTTTAATTATTACATTGATGATTTAGGTACCATACTGAGCACGAGTTGCTGAGATACCTCCATAAGCTGCAATCAAAGGATCTCTCCTTGTGCCATAGCATGATTCCTTTGGGCTCCTGCACAATGAAATTGAATGCCACAACAGAGATGATGCCGGTGACATGGCCTAGCTTTGCAAATATTCACCCTTTTGCACCCACTGAACAGGCAGCTGGCTATCAGGTTGCTACTGCTTAAATGCATCTCTGCTTGCAAACTGCAGAAACAGAAGAACTAATCAAGACTTTTACATGCTTTCTTGCAGGAAATGTTCGACGATTTGGGCGCCCTACTGTGTACAATAACAGGTTTTGATTCCTTCTCGTTGCAGCCTAACGCTGGTGCTGCTGGAGAATATGCTGGATTGATGGTTATTCGTGCATATCATATGGTACTCCTCATATCTAAATGAATAGTTTGCTTTCGGATTTGATTTAAGCTCTCTTAATACCTAGCTAATACTTACAAGATTAAGATTTCTAATGAACttaattaatattgtatttGTGAATCGTTTGAAGAGACAAATTGGTGGGAAAGACTGCACATGCTTTTACTATTACTATCAAACACCGTTCCTTTTATAGtctgttattttaaaaaaagtttcctTTTTTACTCATCCATTTCAGCAAATCAGGAGATATATATTATCTACTTCCAATATTACCCTTATCATAAGTGACTACATAAAGTATTAGTAGTCAAATTTAGATTTCCAAAGCATAGTTAATATGGGTAATTTAGTAAAACAAATCCTTAATAAATTATTCCTTGAGTGGAGTGTCAAGTCAATATAGGACTAGTAAAAGGGATTGGAGGGAGTACTAGAGAGAATCACCTGTTGATCACCCATTCTTTGTGAAGATCTGTACTTCCATCTAGTTACTACTTGACATCTATTATCCTTCATGGAGTTGTAGAAGGCTATAGAATTTTAATCTTTCAAGAACGCTTGATGTACCATAATGGGATGCTAATGGccatatgattataatttttgttttcaatCATCAGATTCTTCTCCTTGTTTTCATCCTTATCCATAAATTGGACTCTGTAAAGCTTTCGGCTAGTTAATTAAATTGAGTTTTGTTGCAGTCAAGGGGTGACCATCACCGCAATGTATGCATCATTCCTGTATCAGCTCATGGAACAAATCCTGCAAGTGCTGCAATGTGTGGGATGAAAATTGTTGCTGTCGGGACAGATGCAAAAGGAAACATTAATATTGAAGAGTTGAGGAAGGCTGCTGAGGCACATAAGGATAACCTTTCTGCTCTCATGGTAAATCATGTGCTACTATTTTCTGACACCTTTCTGTATTGGTTGTATTTACTTAAGTCTTGATCAAATTTCAGGTTACATACCCATCAACACATGGAGTGTATGAGGAAGGAATTGATGAGATATGTAAGATTATCCATGACAATGGTGGTCAGGTGTACATGGATGGAGCTAACATGAATGCACAGGTAATTACCTCATATTAACTCCTAACCTCTCATGCTGTAACTTTTCTTCCTCAGATTTACAACTTATTAGTCTAGATTGTATATACTGGGATGTaaacatttcatcatttcaaatTCTTGTAGATTTTACTTCTAAATGTGTCTGCTTAGTGATCATCATATCTCTATAAATTCTAGCTCAACAATTTTTGAAGTCAGACCTTATATCTTAAGAAAGGGATGTCTAATGAACCTCAAATTTTCCTTTCTATccttttcttcctcttctttacTCCTGGATGATTTAATAGTTGTCCCACATGATGTGTGAGCTCGTGTTATTTGCTGTAATTTAGTTTGCTCTGACTTTTGTGAGTCATACTACGTCCTGTGCGGTCAAGTTTGAAGCTCTCTTCTCTTGATTGGTTACCTTAATTTAAAGATTTTATCAGGTGCTTGGCTGGTGGTCAATAAAATTTCTGGACAATATGATAtctgttttttttaacttatgcATACTACCTTTCTTCTATTTACTCCTCAATTACATCATCAAAATTTAGTTTTAGTTCAGCTAATgactacaccattttgttgttgGCTGTTTCCTCTTTTTGATGAGGGCGTAGATTCAGGTATTGTACAGTCTTTTCATTCATAGCTAATTTTTCTTACAGGTTGGTTTGACAAGCCCTGGCTTTATTGGTGCTGATGTTTGTCATCTAAATCTTCACAAAACATTCTGCATTCCTCATGGTGGAGGAGGTCCTGGAATGGGTCCAATTGGAGTGAAGAAACACTTGGCACCATATTTACCATCACACCCTGTGGTATGTCCTTGATAACACCAATTACTTAACTACATAACAATCTCTAGGTCCTGGTACCTTGTTCTTTGTTAGATTTATGTTTCTTAAAGATAATATTGTGATTACCAAACTTGCAAATATTTGTCAATTCATCGGCCTAGGATTTTGTTTTATCTTTCTTGTTTAGTTTTCTTAATCGTTGTGATTCTCCTGAAGGTATCAACTGGAGGGATCCCATCCCCCGATCAGAGTAAGCCACTTGGTGCTATTTCTGCTGCACCCTGGGGTTCAGCACTTATTTTGCCGATTTCATATACCTACATTGCCATGATGGGGTCTAAGGGACTTACAGATGCATCAAAGATAGCTATCCTGAGCGCAAACTACATGGCGAAACGTTTGGAGGTCTTTGTTCTATTATGTCTCATATTCTATTTAAGTTGAATTTTCTGCTTATTCATCATAGTTGAAAAAGTTTGTCCTGCAACAACTGTTCAATTTGGGTATTCTACTTAGCTGATGATATTTTCTGCTCTGATCAACAGAAGCACTACCCAGTCCTCTTCCGAGGTGTCAATGGAACATGTGCCCATGAGTTTATCATTGACCTGAGGGGCTTTAAGGTAGtttcttttttgaattatttccaATTCACTTCCTCTTTTACTGGTTGTTTTTAGTGTACTAAATCTTGTCTGAGTCTTCACCTTTCAGAACACTGCTGGGATAGAACCTGAAGATGTTGCTAAACGTCTTATTGACTACGGATTTCATGGACCTACAATGTCTTGGCCAGTTCCTGGTACACTTATGATTGAACCTACTGAAAGTGAAAGCAAGGTATAATACAAGGGTGCATAATGTATGATATAGGAAAAAAGTTTCAGTAGTACACagtttaggtttttttattttgtggtcCTGAATTAGTTGTATATTATGCAGGCGGAACTAGACAGGTTTTGTGATGCACTCATCTCCATCAGAGAAGAAATCGCTCAGATTGAGAAAGGGAATGTCGATATTAACAACAATGTTCTCAAGGTATTCatgtgttaatttttttcttgtatattagttttcaatgaaatgtttgctgTTTGTACTATTGCATAAATCAGGAGATATTAATCGAGACTTGTTTTGCAGGGGGCTCCTCATCCACCATCAATGCTCATGGCAGATGCATGGACAAAGCCATATTCTCGGGAATATGCTGCATACCCTGCTCCCTGGCTAAGGAGTGCCAAATTCTGGCCAACTACAGGTCTTTACCATCTCtattacaacaattttaaacCTACAAACTTGACATTAGCTAAATTCTGAAGTATTAGATTTTCTTTT contains these protein-coding regions:
- the LOC101260070 gene encoding glycine dehydrogenase (decarboxylating), mitochondrial; this encodes MERARKLANRAILKRLVSQSKQSRSNEIPSPSSLYRPSRYVSSLSPYTFQARNSVKSFNTQQVRSISVEALKPSDTFPRRHNSATPEEQTKMAEFCGFQSLDALIDATVPQSIRSESMKLPKFDGGLTESQMIEHMQKLASKNKVFKSYIGMGYYNTYVPPVILRNLLENPAWYTQYTPYQAEISQGRLESLLNYQTMITDLTGLPMSNASLLDEGTAAAEAMAMCNNILKGKKKTFLIANNCHPQTIEICKTRADGFDLKVVTVDLKDIDYKSGDVCGVLVQYPGTEGEILDYGEFIKNAHAHGVKVVMASDLLALTMLKPPGELGADIVVGSAQRFGVPMGYGGPHAAFLATSQEYKRMMPGRIIGLSVDSTGKPALRMAMQTREQHIRRDKATSNICTAQALLANMAAMYAVYHGPEGLKTIGQRVHGLAGTFSAGLKKLGTVEVQDLPFFDTVKVKCSDAKAIADVATKNDINVRIVDNNTITVSFDETTTLEDVDDLFKVFALGKPVPFTAQSIAQEVENLIPSGLTRETPFLTHQIFNSYHTEHELLRYLHKLQSKDLSLCHSMIPLGSCTMKLNATTEMMPVTWPSFANIHPFAPTEQAAGYQEMFDDLGALLCTITGFDSFSLQPNAGAAGEYAGLMVIRAYHMSRGDHHRNVCIIPVSAHGTNPASAAMCGMKIVAVGTDAKGNINIEELRKAAEAHKDNLSALMVTYPSTHGVYEEGIDEICKIIHDNGGQVYMDGANMNAQVGLTSPGFIGADVCHLNLHKTFCIPHGGGGPGMGPIGVKKHLAPYLPSHPVVSTGGIPSPDQSKPLGAISAAPWGSALILPISYTYIAMMGSKGLTDASKIAILSANYMAKRLEKHYPVLFRGVNGTCAHEFIIDLRGFKNTAGIEPEDVAKRLIDYGFHGPTMSWPVPGTLMIEPTESESKAELDRFCDALISIREEIAQIEKGNVDINNNVLKGAPHPPSMLMADAWTKPYSREYAAYPAPWLRSAKFWPTTGRVDNVYGDRNLICTLLPVSEMAEEKAATA